A genomic segment from Rhodospirillum centenum SW encodes:
- a CDS encoding NifU family protein has translation MFIQTEETPNPATLKFLPGRDVLGRGTADFAGPETAGPSPLAARLFEVEGVTRVFLGADFVTVTKTEDKDWYALKPSVLGVLMEHFTAGRPVLLEGTADDGHAEAANAEDEEVVAQIKELLDIRVRPAVAQDGGDITFHGFDKGVVYLHMKGACAGCPSSTATLKAGIENLLRHYIPEVVEVRQVR, from the coding sequence ATGTTCATCCAGACCGAAGAGACGCCGAACCCCGCCACCTTGAAGTTCCTGCCCGGCCGCGACGTGCTCGGCCGCGGCACGGCGGACTTCGCCGGCCCGGAGACGGCCGGCCCCTCGCCGCTCGCCGCCCGCCTGTTCGAGGTCGAAGGCGTGACCCGCGTCTTCCTGGGCGCCGACTTCGTGACGGTGACGAAGACCGAGGACAAGGACTGGTACGCGCTGAAGCCGTCCGTCCTGGGCGTCCTCATGGAGCATTTCACGGCCGGCCGGCCGGTGCTGCTGGAGGGGACCGCGGACGACGGCCACGCCGAGGCCGCCAACGCGGAGGACGAGGAGGTCGTGGCCCAGATCAAGGAGCTGCTGGACATCCGCGTCCGCCCGGCCGTCGCCCAGGATGGCGGCGACATCACCTTCCACGGCTTCGACAAGGGGGTGGTCTATCTGCACATGAAGGGCGCCTGCGCCGGCTGCCCCAGCTCCACGGCCACGCTGAAGGCCGGGATCGAGAACCTCCTGCGGCACTACATTCCAGAGGTTGTCGAGGTCCGTCAGGTCCGCTAA